In Beutenbergia cavernae DSM 12333, the DNA window GCCCGTCGTCGACGACGTCGAGAGCGACGCCGTCGTCCAGGTAGCTGATGGTCAGGCGGGCACGCCCGGCTCGCGCGTGCTGCGTGACGTTCGCGAGCGCGGACTGCGCGACCCGCAGGAGCGCGGCCTCGGCTGCGGCCGGGAGCGCACGGGGCTCGCCGCTCACCCGCACGTCCACGGGCGGACCGCCATGCTCCGGGACCCGCGCCGCCACGCGCTCGAGCGCCGCCACGAGGTTGCCGCGGGCCAGGTCGGGCGGCGCGAGGTCGGCCACGAACCGGCGCGACTCGGCGAGGTTCGCGTGCGCGGCCTCGCGTGAGGTCGTGACGTGCCGCCGCGCACCGGCGACGTCCCCGCGCTCGAGGGCGGCGTCGGCGGCGCGCAGCAGCAGCTCGATGGAGGAGAACCCCTGGGCGAGCGTGTCGTGGATCTCGCGCGCCAGGCGCTCCCGTTCGGCGACGACGGCGCGTGCGTGCTCCGTCCGGGCGAGGTCGGCCCGGGTCGCCACCAGGTCGACGATGAGCGCCTGCCTGGCCTGCGACTCGCGCACCACCGCCTCGAGCCCGAGCACGACCGTGACGGCGACCGCTCCCCCGATCACCGGCCCCAGCACCGCGCCGACGGGAGCGAACGAGGCGGCGAGCGCGCCGGCGACCGCGAGCGCCGTCGTCAGGGCGACAGCGAGCACGCCGCGGCGCGGACCGAGCACGTGCATCTCGAGGAACATGAGCGGGAACGCGATCCACAGCGCTGCCGGTGTGATGCCGAGCAGCACCGCCCATGTCGCGACGAGCCACGCCGTCCAGGCCACGTGCGGCCACCACAGGCCCCGCGGAGCATCGACCCCCGCGTCCCGCACGCGGATCCTGATCCGGCCGAGCACGTACCCGCCGAGGAGCGCGAGGCCCGCACCGAGCGCCGCCGCTCCGCGCGGCGGCTCGAGGTCGGCGTACGCGGAGACGACGGCGAGCCCGACGAGCGCCACGAGGAGCACGTCGAGAGCCGCCT includes these proteins:
- a CDS encoding sensor histidine kinase — translated: MEPGPVMAVAAARWLQAALDVLLVALVGLAVVSAYADLEPPRGAAALGAGLALLGGYVLGRIRIRVRDAGVDAPRGLWWPHVAWTAWLVATWAVLLGITPAALWIAFPLMFLEMHVLGPRRGVLAVALTTALAVAGALAASFAPVGAVLGPVIGGAVAVTVVLGLEAVVRESQARQALIVDLVATRADLARTEHARAVVAERERLAREIHDTLAQGFSSIELLLRAADAALERGDVAGARRHVTTSREAAHANLAESRRFVADLAPPDLARGNLVAALERVAARVPEHGGPPVDVRVSGEPRALPAAAEAALLRVAQSALANVTQHARAGRARLTISYLDDGVALDVVDDGLGFDPAARAADGGSFGLRAMRSRLAELGGVLTVESAPGEGTALAVHLPLDAEEPT